The DNA segment gaaagattaattagagcctatcctacatgtcagtactgaactttcatgaggaagtatattaataaaatatactactatggaattttgtaaattccaagtatgactctaatttgttataattgtgagctatcactcccacaaaaacaactggtgaaggaaaaaaaatgttgactattgtgactgggtggatagttcctagatgtctgtaaggcaatgtgatagcagactctagtatcggaccacaaaaacaaaagtatgcaaaaggttttacaaacatttgatgttgcagtcataaggtttttatatcgcaaacaagtaggtcagataatcgagtccagccgtatgtggttcacgcccacacctctaaaaaaatcacacctacttgtctaccaaaaatccaaagtattggacagcaaagaaaaaataaaatgcaaaatgggttaaaagcccagaagaaaactataacctaattacatatggcttatggcacgatatgcaatgaaagatgagaacatgggacaaaattgctctgaaaaacctaattacctaatataatacctgaaaaaaaatagacatgattaaaatatgtaatacatgatgaaaaaatataccgcaagcaaacaattatttacacaacaatggatagattttgaaaagttaagttttatcaacaatttaaagattaggaaaataagctactatttcaacttctaaaattatttcagaaaaaatacaaatttaaatgactatggacaagattggttaagatatgcttcatagaagaaatttactgaatattacacaaagacaggaaagaatcgaaaattgaaaagattaagggccaagaaaataggctacaggaaagaaaaaagacacaattatggactcttaccatacactgtgtagcgattatgctattctgaatcccggcataacacaggattcctaatcattgtgtactggggaatacccttccatcatgtgattcactgtcatcatcttgtaaataagcaacttgaaacaacctttgaatactaatacatcaatggagactttgcattttgttttcttcaagaacatgagattattcatgggttcattagtttcaaccaagcagttttgcctacaaaagttcgtcatgttcacttgagaatgcattgcatacaccttttcaattctcagttgaaagttgaactcatcaacttgactcaaagcaacattcattttgtttacatttttcctaacctctacagaaacctgtctcatgtaaacattcattttatttactgtttttcTAACTTTCGATGTAGTAATCTGATCCATAGAAACATTcgatttgtttactgttttcctaaccttcaatgtagcaatagtactttcttgatagttgactttcaatgaagacaactccctacctacttctttactcaattctacactttcactatggttgactttttcaacaacagtaactaggcctacattgtcagaaacttgaatgagttgatcttgtaacttaacactactatcatcctgcttcaatttgttttcatcttcatgactatctttcaatgtttcatttgcatttttcaatagaaggtttatactaacctgctctagtcttatgctagtacattcttgcttcatatcatcaaacctagcactttgatcttgtttaaaattatcaaacagttgtgttaaggcagctattaactcatcatcatttttaatatttttcatattgtatgccattttgctagtctgcacagataatatattcattaggacttgatctctcttgaactgatttcccactcagcaacaaaccattcataacctatcaagatatctatcctactaataatttttataaccagggatttcatagtgtaccatttgggacatatttattttgtaattctgtcccaccacaggggtaacatttgccgtgctaccaatttttccttaaacggttggaatagcatttaacacctatcacctaaggaaagttgtcggctccaataaaatagattcttgataaactgtgaatggatctattgcctatgaatgagaaatccagttttcagagcaaattaacttataatcttcagatgaaaattttggcaaaacacagaaatatacaaagaacaataacttacaagcctaatgatttcagagttattacgaactaaaaatacttatctagtttacagttgaaacacagtggctaatGGCTTGACAATACAAACCGctaaatctgaccaaaacagcacaaaattttatataaaactcatttaaacattaataaacgaaaatgatttagagcaaaactttACAACACAAACATAGCCAGCCATTAGTTTCAGAAGAAAATCGAACAGGAAAAGACACAAAATGCAAGTCACGAAAGCAACgccctgttcaatatcgatctccacagacacgtcatcaaaaaatcataacttataagtttagaattcacattctacatctgttctcaataaaactttattttaaaaatgttattttaaatttttatacatatctcgatttaaataaaccatttatcttttaaaataatttgttaaccctgcctcggtgacaccatggaacaatgcaacaaacattcacgataataaattctccatcaaaaagtttatccgtctattgataactctgacatttactataaagttccatagatctcgaattgaagattcgattcaaatgtgagaagaaaaatgtaatattacaatagataTTCTGTACTCCATAGATTCCAAAACGTCTGCACAATTCGGCGTAGATGAGTCCATCGCTGCCGTACGGGGGTGGTAGTATCCAGCGGGATCTCCACAGCTTGTAGCAACGGTCGGCCGATAAGAAAGTGACCGGGTGTCAGCAGAGGTGAAGTCTCGTTGGGGTCCTGTGAACGCTCCAATAGAGGACGACTAttcataattgattcaatacGAGAGAACACTGTGAAATATTCCTCCATTGTTATTGGATTATCaccaatttgaattttcaacagtGTTTTCGCTGATTTAATATTTGCTTCCCAAATACCGCCGAAATTGGGTGCACTAGGTGGATTGAAGTGCCAGGTTACTTCACGTTGTACAAGAGCATTAAAAATGTCAGTCTTACTGTCAGCCAAGAATTTCGAGATATCTGATAATTTTTTAGCAGCTCCAACGAAGTTCAATCCGTTGTCAGAGTATACGTGAGAAGGTAGGCCTCTACGGGATGCGAATCTATCGAAAGCGGCAAGAAACGATTCAGTGGTCAGCTCCGATACATATTCCAAATGAACAGCTTTCACCGCTAAGCATATGAACAATGCAAGATAGCCCTTATACACTCTCGGTTTTTTGAGTGAGCTGCACTTCATATTGAAGGGGCCAGCGAAGTCAACTCCTACATGGACGAATACAGATGAGGCGTTCACACGAAAATGGGGAAGATCCGACATGATCGGCTGCTGAGGTTGAGCTCGCATGCGAGTACAACGGACACAATGATGCAATCTGCTCCTTATGAGGTTGCGCGCTGATATAATCCAATATTTGCGAGCCACTAGAGACTGAGTTGTGTGAGGTCCGACGTGAAGATTATCTCTGTGAGTCTGATCACAAATCAGAGTGCTTAAATGAGATAACTTTGGCAACAACAGTGGATGACGGCTGTCATACGGAAGGCTGGAGTTGCGGAGGCGTCCGCCCACCCTGAGAAGACCGGAAGAATCGACGAAAGGCGAAATAGAGAGCAGTTCTTGAGGTGGAGTTTCTCCCTTGCTGAGAAGCTTCAATGTTTCCGCAAAATAGAAGGCCTGTGTCAACATCACGATACACAAGAGAGCCGAACGACACTCGGCAACAGACGGTGGAGGTGGAGCAGCGCGAGCGCGTAGTGCTGTATGGCTGCGAAGATTGTGTTCCCTTACTTTTTTCAGCTTACAATTTTCTATGAATTGCAACACATAGGCAAATACACGTGTTGCCTTGTGTATATTGGAGTATTTCTCGAAACATTCAAGAGCGTGTGGTTTATTTACTACAGTAGTAGTGAGAATTGACACTGGTGGCTTCAGTTCAGACTCATCGACAATTTTGTCGACCCTTGAGATTGGCAAATCCTTGAATTGGACATGGTAAGATGGAGGTCCGTTCCACCAGAGTGAGTTTTCAACAATATCTTGTGCAGCAAGCCCTCTTGAGGCTGAATCAGCTGGGTTCGATTCTGTAGGTACATGAAACCAGTTTTCTGGAGAGGTTAATTCGAGTATTTGTGTAACTCGATTGCTTATATAAGTCTTGAGCTTGTAAGCTGGCATTTTTAGCCAGTTCAACACCAACTTTGCGTCattggagatacaattacattGGAGATACTTTTTCCAAATAGAGGTATAATAACTTTATACAACTTTGACAGTAGTAGAGCTCCACATAATTCCAATCTAGGAATAGTATGTGTTTTCACAGGAGCGACTCGTGTTTTTGACATAATGAGATTAATCGATATGAATTGATCACTTGATGCAATATGAATATAGCAGACAGCACTGTAACCCTTTTCAGATGCGTCGGCAAATCCTATCAATGAGATATTGACATATGTAGTGTCAATATGACGaggaatttgaacatttgagaGAGTCAGCATTGTATTAGAAATACGATTCCACTGACTAGTCAAGTCTTCATCAAGTGGCTCATCCCAATCAAGGTTGGATAGCCAGagtaatttcaaaaaatatttgaatgagaatattACAGGAGACAATAGTCCAAGCGGGTCGAACAATTTAGCTGTATACGATAGTATGGATCGTTTTGTTGGCAGTTCAGCGAACGGTGTAACAGTGTAAGAGAAAGCATCTGATGCAGGATTCCAACGAAAACCAAgaacttttattttttgagtCGTATCAGAAAATGCGAGAGGGTTTCCCAACATCTCGTCGGGAAATTCTTCAATTACTTCTTGCATATTAGATGACCATTTTCTCAAATAGGAGTTCTCCTTTAGACATAAGTTCATTCAGCTGTGATATGAGTAATTTCGCTTCACATAGGCTAGAGGCGCCAGAtacaatatcatcaacataAGTGTGTTGGTGAATCGCATTGAAAGCTaatggaaattcattttcataatcatGGGCTAATTGAAGAAGTGTTCTTTGAGCTAGAAAGCTGCTTGATGTCATTCCATACGTGACTATGTTGAGTTCAAATTCTATCAGCTCTTCTTGGGGTGAACTACGATAGAATATGTGCTGAAaatttttttatcttcttttctgattgaaatttgcctgtacatcattttaatgtcGGATGTAATGGCTACTTTGTGAGTTCTAAAACTCATTAATATGTGAGTAAGATCATGCTTCAGTTGCATTCATTTACATACAACTTTTAGTGAAGTGATTCGTTCAGAACAGTTCCATTATTACAAGGCGCTGATGCATTAAAGACTACTCTCAATTTGGTTGTTGAACTGTCTTCTTTCTGAACACAGTGATGCGGGATAACATAATTAGATGAGTGTGAAGCTTTGGATATGTGTTCTAATTCCACGTACTGTCTCATGAAATCATGATATTGTTTATGAACATTTTCGTTTAATGCTAATCTTTTCTCTAGTGAGGTATATTTCTTAATTGAGGAGGTGCGGTTGTCACCCAATGACACATCTTTAGTTTTGAAAGGCAATGCGACTTCATAGCGACCAGACGGCCACCGAGTGGTGGTTTCTGTGTAGAGATTTTCGCAATATGCATGAGAAGGATTCTTTTCAACTTCTACTGAAACCTTTTCAGTCTCcaaaaatttttcaatcaactgGTTGATTGGTTCAACATAGGTGAGCAAGCTTGTAGCCTTATTGACACTTGAGACAGGTTCATTAGAATCAACTTTGCCAATGATAATATACCCAAATACTGTGCTCAATGCTCCAGGCGAATTGGGATATAATTTAGTAATTCCATTAGATTGAGCAGATAACGTTTGGAGAAAAGAGTCAGCTCCTAATAACAAGTCAACTTTATTAGAGATGTGAAACTTATCATCAGCCAgtttcaagtttgaaaaatgttcaaatactTCAGGGTTCAATGAGACCATGGGTTGGTTACATGTGATGACTGATAAGACAGTGGCTTTAGTACTCAATCTAAATTCTGGTTTGAGCCTCGAGGATATAGTGAGATGAACTTCACCATGAGTTTTAGTAGTTTTTGTTATAAAATGTTGTTGAACACGAATAAAATACTTTTATGCTTACATATTAGTTTAATCATTCATAAAGAAAACTGCAATACATGACACTTTCGTTTAGGTTACATCTCGAGCGAGAGCGTGGAAGTAAAGAAAGCTCGAGAATCGATCCTTTACACATACTCGATATATCGATAGTCACACACATCGATAGTCAATAATTCAATCTGTAACACTCCCCCTCGATTGATAGTTTATCAACACAAACAAAAACAGACATAACCAAAATCAATTCATCAGTCATCAGTATTATAGTAGGCTATTACATcgaaaatcaaatttataataaactaGCAATCGAAAACACTAGAAAATAGCAAAAAGCTAGAAATCAATATACCCTATTACAATCATGATTACTAGAAAAAATACTTCATTATGCACAGCAGTCATGATTCAAAGTCCATTTAATAGTCTACGATATTCCTGAGCTTGACAAATCTATCCTTGCACAAAGGTTTCGTTAGAATATCTGCTGCATTATTATTTGAGTCCACGTATTCAACATCAATTACTTCTTTCTCATATAATTCTTTTATGAAATGCATCTTAATGTCTATATGTTTTGCGCGCTTAGAGTTTTCAAAAGTTTTTATCAAAGAAATAGCGCTACAGTTGTCAACcttaattatacattttttatcgtAAGACTTATTGAATTCAGATAACAAGGCTGCACAATACTCAGCCTCCATAGTGGACAAGGCTACGCTAGTCTGTTTCTTAGAAAACCATGCAATAGGATTTAAATCGTCAAAAGCTACAAATCCACTAACACTTTTTCTCGAAATATTGTCACCCGCCCAATCTGCGTCTGAATAACAAGTTATTTTCATGTCTCCCTTCTTAAATTCTAATCCCATgttttttgtacaaattaaatattttaatactcttTTGGCTGCTTGCCATGTTTGAGTTGTTGGTTTGTCCAACGCCCTACTCAATAAACCCACAGAATATGATAAATCAGGTCTTGTCATTACCGAGATATACATTAGGCTACATACCAGTCGCCTGTATGGTACATCAATGATATCTAGAGACTCATCAATTTTAAAACCTACCTCCATTGGTGTAGTTACACTTCGGCAATTTTGCATattaaattcattcatcaacttttcaattatcttgttttgttctagaattaaaCTATCATTTGTCCTACAAAAATTCATACCCAAGAAATTGTTAGCTTCCCCCAATTCTTTAATCTTAAAATTATCATACAAGACAGAAATCAACTTTTCTACCCTTTCTGATTTTCCCGTAATTAAAGCATCATCTACAAATAGTAATAAATAGACTTCATTGGaataatacaaacaataatCATGTTGTGATCTCTTGAACCCATTTTTCAACATTACCTCATTAAATGTCTCGTTCCAACACCTTGGAGCACTTTTCAAACCATATAATGCACGATTCAGTTTTAATATTTCACTAGAACAGTCAAGTCCCTTTGGTTTTTTAATGTACACTTCCTCATTTAGATTACCGTTTAGAAAAGCAGTTGGAACGTCTACTTGCCTTAGTGTCCAGTCGTTTTTAACAGCTTGAGACAGGAGCACTCTCAAAGTTGTCATTCTGCACACTGGAGCATACAGGTACCTGGTAGATTCTTCTTCCTTCTGCTGAAAACCCCTGGCAACCAGTCGTGCCTTCTTGGTGCCGTCTTCCTTCAATCTGAATACCCACTTGGTATCAATGGCGACTTTTCCTTCAGGTAGTTGGGCTGCAGACCACGTACCGAATGATTTATGAGAGTCCAGTTCACTGTTGATAGCTTTGTTCCAATCAGGACATTTTACTGCTTCTTCATAAGTACTGGGTTCAGTTGTCTGTGTCAGGAAACAGAATGCAGAATATAACTCATAGTCGTGAAGATAATTTGGTTTTTTGATTATTCTGCCAGATCTTGTAgagatttcttcttcttcttgattcTGTACGTTGTCATCTTCTTGATTTTGTACGTTGTCATCTTCTTGATTTTGTATAGTttcgttttgtttttcttcatctttGACTAATTCATGTTCATGTTGGTTGTCACTagtttcatcaatttttctCAAACCACATTTTTCTTTATACTCAAATTTACTCTCATCAAATCTTACATCTCTTGATCTGATTACTTTGCTCTCTTGTGGCAGCCAAAGTCTGTATCCACCTCCACAATACCCTATCATGACTGCAGGTTTCGCTCTTGAATCTAATTTGTTTGATTTAGGCAATACTGTGTACCAGGCTCTACAtccaaaaattctcaattttgaaatatcttGTCTTCCATTATAGAGAAGTGAAGGCGTTTCACCCCTTTTCAATGATGAAGATGGACTTCTATTCAGTTCATAAGCACTACATCTTATTGCTTCACCCCACAAAAATTTCGGCACACCtgattcaatcaattttgtTCTAGTCATGTTCATCAATGTCCGGTTCATTCGTTCAGATTTACCATTACTTTGAGAACTATAACTCATTGTATATTCCAATTTTATTCCTTTAGATGTTGCATAACGTTTGAATACAGTTGAAGTAAATTCGCCACCATTATCCATTCTTATTCTTTTCACAAAAACTCCATGTTGTCGTTCCAATTCAGTTAcatattcaatcaaattattttctgCCTCATTTTTAGTTTTCAAAAGGCGAACTACTACGAAACTTGAATGATCATCTATAATTACCTTAAAGTATTTCTCACCATTTTGTGTTGCAGGATTTATCGGTCCAGAAATATCGGAATGAATCAATTCACCAATtccttttgttgatttatttttctcataaaacGGTTGTCGAGTAGATTTTGCTTCAATACACAcctcacacatttcaattttgaatgggAGTCCTAGCTGACGCAGACTTTCATTGTTCAAATGTCCTAAACGACGATGCCACAGATTTTCCACTTTAACTTTTTCCACACCAGTAGATTGAATAGTCATGCATTTTGATTCATTATTCTTCACAATACTAGCCTTCAACACATACAACCCTTTCACATAGTCACAATAAATTTTGTAGTTAAGTCCGGTAATTGTCATGCATTCTTTATTGAAAGTTACATTTGAGCCTTTAGAAACTATTTTATTTAATGCTAATAAGTTATGTTGCAGTCCAGGAACAATTAACGCTTCTATCTCAATAACTCTTTCTTGACACTCAATTTTTAACTTGCCTTTTTCGGTTGCTCTCATAATCTCACCATTTGCAACGTATATATTCACAGGTTTGTCAATTTTGTTCACTTCAAACatatcatttttcaaactttcTTTCAGCATATTATCGCTTGCACCAGAATCGATAATAAACTCTTCATTACAATAAATGCTTTTGTCTTTACAGGCTACAAAAGAAATTCCAGTTTCATCAGTTTCGTGTGCATAATTTGAGATCGTTTTTCCTCCTCTGTTGTTGAAATTTCTTCTACCGCGACCACGAAATTTACTACTAAAATTACCTCTTCTTCCACGAAACATCTTGTTGGGACACTGAGCAATAAAGTGATTTTTATCACCACAGCCAAAGCAACAGTTATTATTTCCATTTCCGCTATTAGACGCACTGAAGCTTACTTCATTTCCACTTTTAAAAGTCTGTtttgatttcaatttaatcTCTTCGTCCAAAAGTCTGGCTTttacaaaatcaaattttacatcTGGTTGAGTCTCTAGCGCTGTAATCACCGTTTCATATTCCTTGCCTAGTGTAAGTAAAAGATGACATACTTTATCTGATTCGTCCATCTTCGATCCCAAATCCTCCAATTCACGTGTGATGGTATCAAACTTTAGAAAGTGATCTTCCAAAGAGTCTTTATTACTGCATTtcagattgatcaattttctCCATAATGAGAGTTTTCCAAACGCACTTGTTCTTACAAAAATCGACTGTAGAGCATCTAACATTTCCTTCGCAGTTTTCGAATCCTTTATGATATCCAGGTGTTTATCACTTACTCCTTGAATAAGAATTGCTTTTGCTTTCGCATCTTTCACTAGAAAGTCCTTCTTCTTGTCGTCATCTGGTGTTTCACAGTCCAATACACTAACCAATTGCTCTTTCTCTAGAAGTGACCGAATTCTAAACTTCCAATTATTAAAGTTTGTTCCGGTTAATAACGGCACAGTAATATTCACACCCGACATTTTAAAATACGATATTACACAGTTTACTGATGTAACAAACACGATAAAACCGATTCGCGATTTAGGTTAAACACGTTTCGCTTTTTTTTACTTTCAACTTCATAACTTTACTAAATTCACTCGTAGCTTCGATTACTAATTTACTGGGCCCATAACCTGTTATAAAATGTTGTTGAACACGAATAAAATACTTTTATGCTTACATA comes from the Nilaparvata lugens isolate BPH chromosome 1, ASM1435652v1, whole genome shotgun sequence genome and includes:
- the LOC120351528 gene encoding uncharacterized protein LOC120351528, which gives rise to MPAYKLKTYISNRVTQILELTSPENWFHVPTESNPADSASRGLAAQDIVENSLWWNGPPSYHVQFKDLPISRVDKIVDESELKPPVSILTTTVVNKPHALECFEKYSNIHKATRVFAYVLQFIENCKLKKVREHNLRSHTALRARAAPPPPSVAECRSALLCIVMLTQAFYFAETLKLLSKGETPPQELLSISPFVDSSGLLRVGGRLRNSSLPYDSRHPLLLPKLSHLSTLICDQTHRDNLHVGPHTTQSLVARKYWIISARNLIRSRLHHCVRCTRMRAQPQQPIMSDLPHFRVNASSVFVHVGVDFAGPFNMKCSSLKKPRVYKGYLALFICLAVKAVHLEYVSELTTESFLAAFDRFASRRGLPSHVYSDNGLNFVGAAKKLSDISKFLADSKTDIFNALVQREVTWHFNPPSAPNFGGIWEANIKSAKTLLKIQIGDNPITMEEYFTVFSRIESIMNSRPLLERSQDPNETSPLLTPGHFLIGRPLLQAVEIPLDTTTPVRQRWTHLRRIVQTFWNLWSTEYLL